From Vogesella sp. XCS3, the proteins below share one genomic window:
- a CDS encoding amino acid permease — protein sequence MSRSFQKIKDREQGLQRRLTAGQMSMIAIGGAIGTGLFLGSKFAIGFAGPSVLLSYAIGGVITLLLMGCLAEMTVAHATSGSFGAYAEHYINPLAGFLVRYAYWSAIVLAVGTEVTAIADYMAYWFPGVPSWWWISLFSGALILVNASSVKAFGAVEYGFSSIKIAAILGFIFLGSMVVWGTNRPEFGVHLYTAGSGFLPHGWWGMWLAVIISIFSYLSVEMIAVAAGEAEDPERAVKQAFRATIVRLLVFYLLSLALILAIVPWERVGEGSSPFVTVMQVLGIPYAADILNFVVIVAALSAMNSQLYITTRMMFSLARGGDAPKALGRVNSQGVPLNALMLSSMGIAVATLLYVLYPQDAFILMISLSMFGAMFTWMMIFLTHLFFRRQYESAGNPPLAFRMKLYPFTSLLGLGLMLATMVTTLFTDEFNMTLKFGLPFLVVLVFLYKFVRKPHASYDDAM from the coding sequence ATGAGCAGAAGTTTTCAGAAAATCAAAGACCGCGAACAGGGGCTGCAACGCCGCCTGACCGCGGGGCAAATGAGCATGATCGCCATTGGCGGCGCTATCGGCACCGGCTTGTTTCTGGGCAGCAAGTTTGCTATCGGCTTTGCCGGCCCCAGTGTGCTGCTTAGCTATGCTATCGGCGGCGTGATTACCCTGCTGTTGATGGGCTGCCTGGCAGAAATGACCGTAGCGCACGCCACGTCAGGCTCGTTTGGCGCCTATGCCGAACACTATATCAACCCGTTGGCGGGCTTCCTGGTGCGTTACGCCTACTGGTCGGCGATTGTGCTGGCCGTGGGGACCGAGGTTACCGCAATCGCCGACTATATGGCGTACTGGTTTCCCGGCGTGCCATCGTGGTGGTGGATATCACTGTTTTCCGGGGCGTTGATCCTGGTAAATGCCAGTAGTGTCAAAGCTTTTGGCGCGGTTGAGTACGGCTTTTCCAGTATCAAGATCGCCGCCATTCTGGGCTTCATCTTTCTGGGCAGCATGGTGGTGTGGGGGACTAACCGCCCCGAATTCGGCGTGCACCTGTACACCGCAGGCAGCGGCTTTTTGCCGCATGGCTGGTGGGGTATGTGGTTGGCCGTGATCATTTCTATCTTCAGTTACCTCAGTGTAGAAATGATTGCGGTAGCAGCGGGGGAGGCGGAAGACCCGGAGCGGGCGGTCAAGCAGGCTTTTCGCGCTACCATTGTGCGTTTGCTGGTGTTTTATCTGCTCTCGCTGGCCTTGATCCTGGCCATTGTGCCGTGGGAGCGTGTGGGAGAAGGCAGCAGCCCGTTTGTGACGGTAATGCAGGTGCTGGGCATACCGTATGCGGCAGATATTCTGAACTTTGTCGTGATCGTGGCGGCGCTGTCTGCCATGAATAGCCAGCTTTACATTACCACCCGCATGATGTTCAGCCTGGCCAGGGGGGGCGATGCACCCAAAGCACTAGGCCGGGTCAACAGCCAGGGTGTGCCGCTGAACGCGCTGATGCTGTCGTCTATGGGTATTGCCGTGGCCACGCTGCTGTACGTGCTCTACCCGCAGGATGCCTTCATCCTGATGATTTCGCTGTCGATGTTTGGCGCCATGTTCACGTGGATGATGATTTTTCTCACGCACCTGTTTTTCCGCCGCCAATACGAATCCGCCGGCAACCCGCCGCTGGCTTTCCGTATGAAACTGTACCCGTTTACCAGCCTGCTGGGGCTGGGGTTGATGCTGGCCACCATGGTGACGACGCTGTTTACCGACGAATTCAACATGACCCTGAAATTCGG